One region of Chanodichthys erythropterus isolate Z2021 chromosome 24, ASM2448905v1, whole genome shotgun sequence genomic DNA includes:
- the LOC137014537 gene encoding histone H3, translating to MARTKQTARKSTGGKAPRKQLATKAARKSAPATGGVKKPHRYRPGTVALREIRRYQKSTELLIRKLPFQRLVREIAQDFKTDLRFQSSAVMALQEASEAYLVGLFEDTNLCAIHAKRVTIMPKDIQLARRIRGERA from the coding sequence ATGGCAAGAACCAAGCAGACCGCTCGTAAATCCACCGGTGGCAAAGCCCCGAGGAAGCAGCTCGCTACCAAAGCCGCCCGCAAGAGCGCTCCGGCCACCGGCGGCGTCAAGAAGCCCCATCGTTACAGGCCCGGGACCGTGGCTCTCCGAGAGATCCGCCGTTATCAGAAGTCCACCGAGCTGCTGATCCGCAAACTGCCCTTCCAGCGTCTGGTCCGAGAAATCGCTCAGGACTTCAAGACGGATCTGCGCTTCCAGAGCTCCGCTGTCATGGCCCTGCAGGAGGCCAGCGAGGCTTATTTGGTCGGTCTGTTTGAGGACACCAACCTGTGCGCCATCCACGCCAAGAGGGTCACCATCATGCCCAAAGACATCCAGCTGGCCCGCCGTATCCGCGGAGAGCGCGCCTAA
- the LOC137014568 gene encoding histone H4, whose amino-acid sequence MSGRGKGGKGLGKGGAKRHRKVLRDNIQGITKPAIRRLARRGGVKRISGLIYEETRGVLKVFLENVIRDAVTYTEHAKRKTVTAMDVVYALKRQGRTLYGFGG is encoded by the coding sequence ATGTCTGGAAGAGGCAAAGGCGGTAAAGGGCTCGGAAAAGGAGGCGCCAAGCGTCACCGTAAAGTTCTGCGCGATAACATCCAGGGAATCACCAAACCCGCCATCCGTCGTCTCGCTCGCCGTGGCGGTGTCAAGCGCATCTCCGGTCTGATCTACGAGGAGACCCGCGGAGTGTTGAAGGTGTTTCTGGAGAACGTCATCCGCGATGCCGTCACCTACACCGAGCACGCCAAGAGAAAGACCGTGACCGCCATGGATGTTGTGTACGCGCTGAAGCGACAGGGACGCACTCTGTACGGCTTCGGAGGATAA
- the LOC137014556 gene encoding histone H2B-like, protein MPEPAKSAPKKGSKKAVTKTAGKGGKKRRKSRKESYAIYVYKVLKQVHPDTGISSKAMGIMNSFVNDIFERIAGESSRLAHYNKRSTITSREIQTAVRLLLPGELAKHAVSEGTKAVTKYTSSK, encoded by the coding sequence ATGCCTGAACCAGCAAAGTCCGCGCCTAAGAAGGGCTCCAAGAAGGCCGTCACGAAGACCGCCGGTAAGGGAGGAAAGAAGCGCAGAAAGTCCAGGAAGGAGAGCTACGCTATCTACGTCTACAAAGTCCTGAAGCAGGTTCATCCTGACACCGGCATCTCTTCCAAGGCGATGGGCATCATGAACTCTTTCGTCAACGACATCTTCGAGCGCATCGCCGGTGAGTCGTCTCGTCTCGCTCACTACAACAAGCGCTCCACCATCACTTCTAGAGAGATCCAGACCGCCGTGCGTCTGCTGCTGCCCGGAGAGCTGGCCAAACACGCCGTGTCCGAGGGCACCAAGGCCGTCACCAAGTACACCAGCTCCAAGTAG